In Corylus avellana chromosome ca2, CavTom2PMs-1.0, the following proteins share a genomic window:
- the LOC132171535 gene encoding transcription factor MYB78-like isoform X1 encodes MEGHVILASGSAEQVSDIIIRRGPWTAEEDSMLKTYVTIHGEGRWNSVARCAVFTGLKRTGKSCRLRWLNYLRPDVRRGNINLKEQLLILELHSRWGNRWSKIAQYLPGRTDNEIKNYWRTRVQKQAKQLKCDVNSKQFRDAMRYVWIPRMMERIRATSEPYSDQPASTSNHTAGVNPSQVGAFGTDPVDPYFMPAISGGGASSDSSEAQVSSISDVTECHDLSGGNNYPDNLQNGPVSCQPGMDIQALEHSNGWFGGGDSLDGLWSDENMWFLQQQLCDAL; translated from the exons ATGGAGGGTCACGTGATATTAGCTTCTGGGTCTGCAGAGCAGGTGAGTGACATCATCATCAGGAGAGGTCCATGGACGGCTGAAGAGGATTCCATGCTCAAGACTTACGTCACCATCCACGGCGAGGGTCGCTGGAACTCCGTTGCTCGCTGCGCAG tttttacaGGTCTGAAGCGAACCGGAAAAAGCTGCAGATTAAGGTGGTTGAACTACTTGCGGCCTGATGTTAGGCGTGGAAATATCAATCTCAAAGAACAGCTATTGATTCTTGAGCTCCATTCTCGTTGGGGCAATAG GTGGTCCAAAATAGCGCAATATTTGCCTGGGAGAACAGATAATGAGATAAAAAACTATTGGAGAACGAGGGTCCAAAAGCAGGCTAAGCAGCTCAAATGTGACGTCAATAGCAAACAGTTTAGAGACGCCATGCGTTACGTATGGATTCCCCGGATGATGGAGCGGATCCGGGCCACATCCGAACCCTACTCGGATCAACCAGCCTCCACCAGTAACCACACAGCTGGGGTCAACCCAAGTCAGGTTGGCGCGTTTGGGACCGACCCGGTTGACCCTTATTTCATGCCCGCAATATCGGGTGGCGGTGCTTCATCGGATTCGTCGGAGGCCCAAGTTTCGTCGATTTCGGATGTAACCGAATGTCATGATTTATCGGGCGGTAATAATTACCCGGATAATCTACAAAACGGGCCGGTCTCATGCCAACCGGGCATGGATATCCAAGCATTGGAGCATAGCAATGGATGGTTTGGTGGTGGGGACTCATTGGACGGGTTGTGGAGTGATGAGAACATGTGGTTTTT
- the LOC132171535 gene encoding transcription factor MYB78-like isoform X2, with the protein MEGHVILASGSAEQVSDIIIRRGPWTAEEDSMLKTYVTIHGEGRWNSVARCAGLKRTGKSCRLRWLNYLRPDVRRGNINLKEQLLILELHSRWGNRWSKIAQYLPGRTDNEIKNYWRTRVQKQAKQLKCDVNSKQFRDAMRYVWIPRMMERIRATSEPYSDQPASTSNHTAGVNPSQVGAFGTDPVDPYFMPAISGGGASSDSSEAQVSSISDVTECHDLSGGNNYPDNLQNGPVSCQPGMDIQALEHSNGWFGGGDSLDGLWSDENMWFLQQQLCDAL; encoded by the exons ATGGAGGGTCACGTGATATTAGCTTCTGGGTCTGCAGAGCAGGTGAGTGACATCATCATCAGGAGAGGTCCATGGACGGCTGAAGAGGATTCCATGCTCAAGACTTACGTCACCATCCACGGCGAGGGTCGCTGGAACTCCGTTGCTCGCTGCGCAG GTCTGAAGCGAACCGGAAAAAGCTGCAGATTAAGGTGGTTGAACTACTTGCGGCCTGATGTTAGGCGTGGAAATATCAATCTCAAAGAACAGCTATTGATTCTTGAGCTCCATTCTCGTTGGGGCAATAG GTGGTCCAAAATAGCGCAATATTTGCCTGGGAGAACAGATAATGAGATAAAAAACTATTGGAGAACGAGGGTCCAAAAGCAGGCTAAGCAGCTCAAATGTGACGTCAATAGCAAACAGTTTAGAGACGCCATGCGTTACGTATGGATTCCCCGGATGATGGAGCGGATCCGGGCCACATCCGAACCCTACTCGGATCAACCAGCCTCCACCAGTAACCACACAGCTGGGGTCAACCCAAGTCAGGTTGGCGCGTTTGGGACCGACCCGGTTGACCCTTATTTCATGCCCGCAATATCGGGTGGCGGTGCTTCATCGGATTCGTCGGAGGCCCAAGTTTCGTCGATTTCGGATGTAACCGAATGTCATGATTTATCGGGCGGTAATAATTACCCGGATAATCTACAAAACGGGCCGGTCTCATGCCAACCGGGCATGGATATCCAAGCATTGGAGCATAGCAATGGATGGTTTGGTGGTGGGGACTCATTGGACGGGTTGTGGAGTGATGAGAACATGTGGTTTTT